Proteins encoded within one genomic window of Haladaptatus sp. QDMS2:
- a CDS encoding F0F1 ATP synthase subunit C → MFETIMTLMSVVLQEGSTEAVAAIPPTAAAALAVGLAAFGAGYAERGIGAAAVGAIAEDDEMFGRGLILTVLPETLVILALVVVFVV, encoded by the coding sequence ATGTTCGAAACTATCATGACTCTGATGAGCGTCGTACTGCAAGAAGGAAGCACTGAGGCTGTCGCAGCCATCCCACCAACGGCTGCCGCCGCCCTCGCTGTCGGTCTCGCTGCGTTCGGTGCAGGCTACGCAGAGCGCGGTATTGGCGCCGCTGCAGTCGGCGCAATCGCAGAAGACGACGAGATGTTCGGTCGCGGGCTCATCCTCACGGTCCTTCCTGAGACGCTCGTGATTCTCGCACTCGTTGTCGTGTTCGTGGTCTAA
- a CDS encoding V-type ATP synthase subunit E, giving the protein MSLETVVEDIREEARARAEEIRAEGEERAEELVSEAESDAAEILDEREREVEREITQMREQQLSSAKLEAKQKRLEARRNVLAQVREDVEVAIANLEGDTREELTRELLDVASEEFDDGDDVTIYGRADDAALLETLADEYDYAYAGEYDCLGGVVLESEKSRIRVNNTFDSVLDRVWENNLKETSERLFDQ; this is encoded by the coding sequence ATGAGTCTCGAGACAGTTGTTGAGGATATCCGGGAAGAAGCCCGCGCGCGTGCGGAAGAGATACGCGCAGAGGGCGAGGAGCGTGCCGAAGAGCTTGTCTCTGAGGCCGAATCCGACGCCGCGGAGATTCTCGACGAACGAGAGCGGGAAGTAGAGCGCGAAATCACACAGATGCGAGAGCAGCAGCTATCGAGTGCGAAGCTAGAGGCCAAGCAAAAGCGCCTTGAAGCACGCCGCAACGTCCTGGCACAGGTTCGCGAGGACGTCGAAGTGGCAATCGCAAACCTCGAAGGCGACACTCGTGAGGAGCTCACCCGTGAGCTGCTCGATGTCGCAAGCGAGGAGTTCGACGACGGCGACGATGTCACGATCTACGGCCGTGCCGACGACGCTGCACTGCTCGAAACCCTTGCAGACGAGTACGACTACGCCTACGCTGGCGAATACGACTGCCTCGGCGGCGTCGTGCTCGAGAGTGAGAAGTCGCGTATCCGTGTCAACAACACGTTTGACTCGGTACTCGACCGTGTCTGGGAGAACAACCTGAAAGAAACAAGCGAGCGGTTATTCGACCAATGA
- a CDS encoding V-type ATP synthase subunit C has product MKARVTDTSSNYEYVTARVRSRRAALFSEEDYRKLVRMGPGEIARFMEETEYEEEMNALGSRYSGVDLIEFALNRNLAKHFNDLLRWADGKLYDYIARYLRKFDAWNVKTIIRGIYADSAREDVEADLVRAGEFDDDFLARLTEATDIEDVVDMLSGTIFGKPLAAAYPEYEEKGVLVPLENAIDRAFYGTLVNALPPEPDRATGLYVEFLRAEIDFRNVRNALRLARSGADIDPSEYFIDGGRLFSATEMRQLVSNTDELVARIRDGPYGDDLSAALDQLEAADSLIAFEHALDEALLEYSDHLSHAFPLSVCPVLAYILAKEREVENIRAIARGLEAGLEADEIEDELVIQ; this is encoded by the coding sequence ATGAAGGCACGGGTGACCGACACCAGTTCGAACTACGAGTACGTCACTGCACGTGTTCGGTCGCGCCGGGCAGCGCTGTTCAGCGAAGAGGACTACCGCAAACTCGTCCGGATGGGTCCTGGCGAGATTGCGCGCTTCATGGAGGAGACGGAGTACGAAGAGGAGATGAATGCACTCGGCTCCCGCTACAGCGGCGTCGACCTCATCGAGTTCGCCCTCAACCGGAATCTGGCGAAGCACTTCAACGACCTGCTTCGCTGGGCGGACGGCAAACTCTACGACTACATCGCCCGGTACCTCCGGAAGTTCGACGCCTGGAACGTCAAGACGATTATCCGCGGCATCTACGCGGACTCTGCCCGCGAAGACGTCGAGGCCGACCTCGTGCGTGCAGGCGAATTCGACGACGACTTCCTCGCCCGTCTCACCGAAGCGACGGACATCGAGGACGTCGTGGACATGCTTTCGGGCACGATTTTCGGCAAGCCACTCGCTGCCGCGTACCCCGAATACGAGGAAAAGGGCGTTCTCGTCCCCCTCGAAAACGCCATCGACCGTGCCTTCTACGGCACGCTCGTGAACGCGCTGCCGCCGGAACCGGACCGCGCGACGGGACTCTACGTCGAGTTCCTCCGCGCAGAGATTGACTTCCGTAACGTCCGCAACGCGCTTCGTCTCGCACGAAGTGGTGCGGACATTGACCCGTCTGAATACTTTATCGACGGCGGACGACTCTTCTCTGCGACGGAAATGCGCCAACTCGTCTCCAACACTGACGAGCTGGTCGCACGCATCCGCGACGGACCGTACGGCGACGACCTTTCTGCGGCCCTCGACCAGCTCGAAGCCGCAGACAGCCTCATCGCGTTCGAGCACGCGCTCGACGAGGCCCTGCTCGAATACTCCGACCACCTGAGTCACGCCTTCCCACTGTCGGTGTGCCCGGTGCTCGCGTACATCCTCGCCAAAGAGCGCGAGGTCGAGAACATCCGCGCCATCGCGCGCGGCCTCGAGGCAGGACTCGAAGCAGACGAAATTGAAGACGAACTGGTGATACAATGA
- a CDS encoding V-type ATP synthase subunit F: MSQEIAVIGSPDFTTGFRLAGVRKFENVAEEDKETELDDAVQRILDDENVGIVVMHDPDLEYLSRNVRNNVETSVEPTLVTLGGGAGSGGLRDKIKRAIGIDLMEQD; encoded by the coding sequence ATGAGCCAGGAAATTGCCGTGATTGGAAGCCCCGACTTCACGACGGGCTTTCGGCTTGCGGGTGTCCGCAAGTTCGAGAACGTCGCAGAAGAGGACAAAGAGACAGAACTGGACGACGCCGTCCAGCGCATCCTCGACGACGAGAATGTCGGGATTGTCGTCATGCACGACCCCGACCTCGAATACCTCTCACGCAACGTTCGCAATAACGTCGAAACAAGCGTTGAACCGACGCTCGTGACGCTCGGAGGTGGCGCCGGCAGTGGCGGCCTCCGCGACAAGATCAAGCGGGCTATCGGTATCGACCTGATGGAGCAAGACTAA
- a CDS encoding ATP synthase subunit A — MSQATESDTVRQDGVIESVSGPVVTATDLEARMNDVVYVGHEGLMGEVIEIEGNLTTIQVYEETSNVAPGEPVESTGEPLTVDLGPGMLYSIYDGVQRPLDVLEEKMGAFLDRGVDAPGVDLEKTWEFTPTVDAGDEVAPGDIVGTVPETESIEHKVMVPPDFEGGVVASTESGNFNVEEPVVELENGEEITMRQEWPVRKARPTVSKKTPREPLVTGQRIQDGLFPIAKGGTAAIPGPFGSGKTVTQQQLAKWSDADIVVYIGCGERGNEMTEVIDDFPNLEDPKTGKPLMSRTCLIANTSNMPVAARESCVYTGITIAEFYRDMGYDVALMADSTSRWAEAMREISSRLEEMPGEEGYPAYLSARLSQFYERAGMFENMNGTEGSISVVGAVSPPGGDFSEPVTQNTLRIVKTFWALDADLAERRHFPSINWNESYSLYREQLDPWFVENVAEDWPETRQWAVDVLDEETELREIVQLVGKDALPADQQLTLEVARYLREAFLQQNAFHDVDTFCPPEKTYRIILAIKTFNDEAFKALEAGLPVEEITAISAAPRLNRIGTAEDYNEFIDDLEAEITEQLRELY; from the coding sequence ATGAGCCAAGCAACCGAATCCGACACCGTACGACAAGATGGTGTCATCGAGAGCGTGAGCGGTCCCGTTGTGACCGCCACGGACCTCGAAGCCCGAATGAACGACGTCGTGTACGTCGGCCACGAAGGTCTGATGGGCGAGGTCATCGAAATCGAAGGTAACCTGACGACGATTCAGGTCTACGAGGAAACGTCCAACGTCGCACCCGGCGAACCGGTCGAGAGTACCGGCGAACCGCTCACCGTCGACCTCGGACCGGGGATGCTGTACTCCATCTACGATGGTGTCCAGCGCCCACTCGACGTCCTTGAAGAGAAGATGGGTGCCTTCCTCGACCGTGGTGTCGACGCCCCTGGTGTCGACCTTGAAAAGACGTGGGAATTCACTCCTACCGTCGACGCAGGCGACGAAGTCGCACCGGGCGACATCGTTGGCACGGTCCCAGAGACCGAGAGTATCGAGCACAAAGTGATGGTCCCGCCAGACTTCGAAGGCGGCGTCGTTGCCTCCACCGAATCGGGCAACTTCAACGTCGAAGAGCCGGTCGTCGAACTCGAAAACGGCGAGGAAATCACGATGCGACAGGAATGGCCAGTGCGTAAGGCACGCCCAACGGTCAGCAAGAAGACCCCACGCGAACCACTCGTCACGGGTCAGCGTATCCAGGACGGCCTGTTCCCAATCGCGAAAGGTGGGACGGCCGCAATCCCAGGCCCATTCGGGTCCGGGAAGACGGTTACCCAGCAGCAGCTTGCCAAGTGGTCCGACGCAGACATCGTTGTCTACATCGGCTGTGGTGAGCGCGGTAACGAGATGACCGAGGTTATCGACGACTTCCCGAACCTGGAGGACCCAAAGACCGGGAAGCCGCTCATGAGCCGTACCTGCCTCATCGCAAACACGTCCAACATGCCCGTCGCAGCGCGTGAGTCCTGTGTGTACACGGGAATCACTATCGCTGAATTCTACCGCGACATGGGATACGACGTTGCACTGATGGCAGACTCCACGTCTCGCTGGGCAGAGGCAATGCGTGAAATCTCCTCGCGTCTCGAAGAGATGCCCGGTGAAGAAGGGTACCCAGCGTACCTTTCGGCACGTCTTTCCCAGTTCTACGAGCGTGCAGGAATGTTCGAGAACATGAACGGCACGGAAGGGTCGATTTCCGTTGTGGGTGCAGTCAGCCCACCAGGCGGTGACTTCTCCGAACCAGTTACGCAGAACACTCTGCGTATCGTCAAAACGTTCTGGGCACTCGACGCAGACTTAGCAGAGCGTCGTCACTTCCCATCCATCAATTGGAACGAGTCCTACTCGCTCTACCGTGAGCAGCTCGACCCATGGTTCGTCGAGAATGTCGCCGAAGACTGGCCAGAAACGCGCCAGTGGGCGGTCGACGTGCTCGACGAGGAAACGGAACTCCGAGAGATTGTCCAGCTCGTCGGTAAGGACGCCCTCCCAGCAGACCAGCAGCTGACCCTCGAAGTCGCTCGCTACCTACGTGAGGCATTCCTCCAGCAGAACGCATTCCACGACGTGGATACGTTCTGCCCACCGGAGAAAACCTACCGCATCATTCTGGCAATCAAGACGTTCAACGATGAGGCGTTCAAGGCACTCGAAGCCGGTCTCCCAGTCGAGGAGATTACGGCTATCAGTGCAGCGCCACGTCTGAACCGTATCGGAACGGCTGAGGACTACAACGAGTTCATCGACGACCTCGAAGCCGAAATCACCGAACAACTCCGGGAGCTCTACTAA
- a CDS encoding ATP synthase subunit B gives MKEYQTITEISGPLVFVEVDEPIGYDEIVEIETPEGEIKRGQVLESSTGLVAIQVFEGTTGLNRKASVRFLGETMKMPVTEDLLGRVMDGSGKPIDGGPDIVPEERRDIVGEAINPYSREYPEEFIQTGVSSIDGMNTLVRGQKLPIFSASGLPHNDLALQIARQATVPEEAGDEGEGTEFAVIFGAMGITAEEANEFMEDFERTGALERSVVFMNLADDPAVERTVTPRLALTTAEYLAFEKGYHVLVILTDMTNYCEALREIGAAREEVPGRRGYPGYMYTDLATLYERAGRIKGREGTVTQIPILTMPGDDDTHPIPDLTGYITEGQIVMDRDLNSQGLEPPVNVLPSLSRLMDDGIGEGLTRDDHADVSDQMYAAYAEGEDLRDLVNIVGREALSERDNKYLDFAERFENEFVQQGTHTNRSIEETLNIGWNLLSMLPKEELNRIDEELIEKYYEEADAIEAEA, from the coding sequence ATGAAAGAGTACCAGACAATCACCGAAATCAGTGGCCCGCTGGTGTTCGTCGAAGTCGACGAACCAATTGGGTACGACGAAATCGTCGAAATCGAGACGCCTGAAGGCGAGATCAAGCGTGGTCAGGTGCTCGAATCGAGTACTGGTCTCGTGGCCATTCAGGTCTTCGAAGGTACAACCGGTCTCAACCGCAAGGCATCCGTCCGCTTCCTTGGCGAGACGATGAAGATGCCAGTGACCGAGGACCTTCTCGGGCGCGTCATGGACGGGTCGGGCAAGCCAATCGACGGCGGCCCTGACATCGTCCCAGAAGAGCGCCGCGACATCGTGGGTGAAGCAATTAACCCGTACTCGCGTGAGTACCCAGAGGAGTTCATCCAGACGGGTGTCTCCTCCATCGACGGCATGAACACCCTCGTGCGCGGCCAGAAACTGCCGATTTTCTCGGCATCTGGTCTGCCACACAACGACCTCGCACTCCAGATTGCTCGTCAGGCGACCGTGCCTGAGGAAGCAGGCGACGAAGGCGAGGGCACCGAGTTCGCCGTGATTTTCGGTGCGATGGGTATCACCGCAGAAGAGGCAAACGAGTTCATGGAAGACTTCGAGCGCACGGGCGCACTCGAACGCTCTGTGGTCTTCATGAACCTGGCAGACGACCCCGCAGTCGAGCGGACGGTCACGCCGCGCCTCGCACTCACCACCGCAGAGTACCTGGCCTTCGAGAAGGGCTACCACGTGCTCGTCATCCTGACGGACATGACCAACTACTGTGAGGCACTCCGTGAAATCGGTGCCGCACGTGAGGAGGTTCCTGGTCGACGTGGGTACCCAGGTTACATGTACACTGACCTTGCTACGCTCTACGAGCGTGCAGGCCGCATCAAGGGTCGTGAGGGGACGGTTACGCAGATTCCGATTCTCACGATGCCTGGTGACGACGACACGCACCCAATCCCTGACCTGACCGGCTACATTACGGAAGGGCAGATTGTGATGGACCGTGACCTGAACAGTCAGGGTCTCGAGCCACCAGTGAACGTGCTCCCATCTCTCTCCCGTCTCATGGACGACGGTATCGGCGAAGGTCTCACCCGTGACGACCACGCCGACGTCTCTGACCAGATGTACGCCGCGTACGCAGAGGGTGAGGACCTTCGTGACCTCGTGAACATTGTCGGTCGCGAGGCACTCAGCGAGCGTGACAACAAGTACCTCGACTTCGCAGAGCGCTTCGAAAATGAGTTCGTCCAGCAGGGTACACACACGAACCGTTCGATTGAGGAAACCCTCAACATCGGCTGGAACCTGCTCTCGATGCTGCCAAAAGAAGAGCTCAACCGCATCGACGAAGAGCTCATCGAGAAGTACTACGAGGAAGCAGACGCTATCGAGGCGGAGGCATAA
- a CDS encoding V-type ATP synthase subunit D, producing the protein MATDVKPTRKNLMAIEDRIDLSERGHGTLEKKRDGLIMEFMDILDQARDVRAGVEENYQRAQRTINMARAMEGDVAVRGAAAALKEHPEITTQSKNIMGVVVPQIESSRVKKTLDQRGYGVLGTSARIDETADAYEELLDSIILAAEVETAMKKMLDEIETTKRRVNALEFKLLPELYEGQEFIEQKLEEQEREEIFRLKKIKAKKEEEEKAAREADEAQPVPADD; encoded by the coding sequence ATGGCCACTGACGTCAAACCAACTCGGAAAAACCTGATGGCGATCGAAGATCGCATCGACCTCTCCGAGCGAGGCCACGGCACGCTTGAGAAGAAGCGTGACGGCCTCATCATGGAGTTCATGGACATCCTCGACCAGGCCCGGGACGTCCGCGCCGGTGTCGAGGAGAACTATCAGCGCGCCCAGCGGACCATCAACATGGCCCGCGCGATGGAAGGCGACGTCGCCGTTCGTGGTGCCGCCGCCGCCCTCAAGGAACACCCAGAGATTACGACCCAATCGAAAAACATCATGGGCGTCGTCGTGCCACAAATCGAGTCGTCGCGCGTCAAAAAGACGCTCGACCAGCGTGGCTACGGCGTGCTCGGAACCAGCGCTCGCATCGACGAAACCGCAGACGCCTACGAGGAATTGCTCGACAGCATCATCCTCGCGGCCGAGGTGGAGACGGCGATGAAGAAGATGCTCGACGAAATCGAGACGACCAAGCGTCGTGTCAACGCACTCGAGTTCAAGCTGCTGCCCGAACTGTACGAGGGCCAAGAGTTCATCGAGCAGAAACTCGAAGAGCAAGAGCGCGAAGAGATCTTCCGACTGAAGAAGATCAAAGCGAAGAAAGAGGAAGAGGAGAAAGCAGCCCGCGAGGCCGACGAGGCCCAGCCGGTGCCTGCTGACGACTGA
- a CDS encoding DUF6276 family protein — translation MDCPNCGSPVVAFEVPEDLRDTVAGEEPVVALCTRCLTLSPATTPDADPDFSRVSREFPTLRGASVPMALLLGLLSSLAVNRAEIERLVERVERTGTDPLLVLDRLARDPDIEAATDLRGRQTQLEQFLD, via the coding sequence ATGGACTGTCCGAACTGCGGGTCGCCCGTCGTCGCGTTCGAGGTGCCCGAGGACTTGCGTGACACCGTCGCCGGCGAAGAACCAGTCGTCGCGCTGTGTACGCGCTGTCTCACGCTCTCGCCGGCGACCACGCCCGACGCAGACCCCGACTTCTCGCGGGTGAGTCGGGAGTTCCCGACGCTTCGTGGCGCGAGCGTCCCGATGGCGCTGTTGCTCGGGTTGCTCTCATCGCTCGCAGTGAATCGGGCAGAAATCGAGCGCCTCGTCGAGCGTGTCGAGCGGACGGGTACGGACCCCCTGCTCGTGTTAGACCGTCTTGCACGCGACCCAGACATCGAGGCGGCAACGGACCTCCGGGGCAGACAGACGCAACTCGAACAGTTTCTCGACTAG
- a CDS encoding winged helix-turn-helix domain-containing protein codes for MSVLTRRGELLEAIIDEPAQKPALVDRLGVSRSTVDRGLRELMTHGFAERGTEGYQATLSGRLAVEVYYEFIDESATVNEAKELLSHLSADAPITTDLLSGCTVYESTPPAAHEPVNHLEAQLRSATTHRGVTHTISQANTLNWFLDCIQDGLDAEKIHQESLLNYFAEDNREAMEKMVETGNFRVLQTDTVPFGFALTTHEDGPTLVSVIIYNDGRMEGVITNDTPAAVEWAENYYESLREEAFDITDEFR; via the coding sequence GTGTCAGTACTGACCCGGCGCGGCGAGCTGCTGGAGGCCATCATCGACGAGCCGGCACAGAAGCCGGCACTGGTAGACCGCCTCGGCGTTTCGCGGTCGACCGTGGACCGCGGCCTGCGCGAACTCATGACCCACGGCTTCGCCGAACGCGGCACCGAGGGGTATCAGGCGACGCTGAGCGGGCGCCTCGCCGTTGAAGTCTACTACGAGTTCATCGACGAATCGGCCACCGTGAACGAAGCCAAAGAGCTCCTCTCGCACCTCTCGGCGGACGCCCCCATCACGACCGACCTGCTCTCTGGATGTACCGTCTACGAATCGACCCCGCCGGCGGCCCACGAACCCGTAAACCACCTCGAAGCGCAGTTGCGGTCTGCAACGACCCACCGAGGCGTCACGCACACCATCTCGCAGGCGAACACGCTGAACTGGTTTTTAGACTGCATCCAGGACGGCCTCGACGCAGAGAAAATCCATCAGGAGTCACTGCTCAACTACTTCGCAGAAGACAACCGAGAAGCCATGGAGAAGATGGTCGAGACCGGCAACTTTCGCGTTCTCCAGACCGATACGGTTCCCTTCGGGTTCGCGCTCACCACCCACGAAGACGGCCCAACCCTCGTGAGCGTCATCATCTACAACGACGGCCGAATGGAAGGCGTCATCACGAACGACACCCCCGCCGCCGTCGAGTGGGCTGAGAACTACTACGAATCACTCCGCGAGGAGGCGTTCGACATCACCGACGAGTTCCGCTAG
- the prf1 gene encoding peptide chain release factor aRF-1: MSRQGEEMDDRRKYEFQKVIEELEQYSGSGTQLVTIYVPEDKQISDVVAHVTQEHSEASNIKSKQTRTAVQDALTSIKDRLRYYDVYPPENGLVLFSGAIDTGGGQTDMVTKVLESPPEPVESFRYHCDSAFLTDPLADMLVDKGLIGLVVLDRREATVGWLKGKRIEAIKSASSLVPGKQRKGGQSAQRFARLRLEAIDNFYQEVAEMANDLFVPYRHDMDGVLVGGPSPTKDEFLDGDYLHHEIQQIVIDKFDVAYTDESGLRELVDAAQDALADHEVMKDKTQMDEFFKELNEGDLATYGFDATRRNLIMGSVDRLLISEDLRKDVVTYECADGTEEYELLDRRKNTPTHTCEDGSEAEVKEREDAIEHLMSIAEERGTETKFISTDFEEGDQLLHAFGGIAGILRYATGV, translated from the coding sequence ATGAGTAGGCAGGGAGAAGAGATGGATGACCGGCGGAAATACGAGTTCCAGAAGGTCATCGAGGAACTGGAGCAATACTCCGGCTCCGGGACGCAACTCGTCACCATCTACGTTCCAGAAGACAAGCAGATAAGCGACGTCGTCGCGCACGTCACCCAGGAGCACAGCGAGGCGTCCAACATCAAATCGAAGCAGACGCGAACCGCGGTGCAGGACGCGCTCACCAGCATCAAAGACCGCCTTCGCTACTACGACGTCTACCCACCCGAAAACGGGCTCGTCCTGTTCTCGGGGGCCATCGACACCGGCGGCGGCCAAACCGACATGGTCACGAAGGTCTTAGAGAGTCCGCCAGAACCCGTCGAATCGTTCCGCTATCACTGTGACTCCGCGTTCCTCACCGACCCGCTCGCCGACATGCTCGTGGACAAGGGCCTCATCGGTCTCGTGGTCTTAGACCGCCGCGAAGCGACCGTCGGGTGGCTGAAAGGCAAGCGCATCGAGGCAATCAAGTCCGCCTCGTCGCTCGTCCCCGGCAAGCAGCGCAAAGGTGGCCAGTCCGCCCAGCGTTTCGCTCGCCTGCGTCTCGAAGCCATCGACAACTTCTATCAGGAAGTCGCGGAGATGGCAAACGACCTGTTCGTCCCCTACCGTCACGACATGGACGGCGTCCTCGTCGGCGGCCCCTCCCCCACGAAAGACGAGTTCTTAGACGGCGACTACCTCCACCACGAGATTCAGCAAATCGTCATCGACAAGTTCGACGTCGCCTACACCGACGAAAGTGGCCTGCGCGAACTGGTCGACGCCGCACAGGACGCCCTCGCAGACCACGAGGTGATGAAGGACAAGACCCAGATGGACGAGTTCTTCAAGGAACTCAACGAGGGCGACCTCGCGACCTACGGGTTCGACGCCACCCGACGCAACCTCATCATGGGCTCTGTCGACCGACTCCTCATCAGCGAAGACCTCCGTAAGGACGTCGTGACCTACGAGTGTGCAGACGGCACCGAGGAGTACGAACTCCTAGACCGCCGCAAGAACACGCCGACGCACACGTGCGAGGACGGCAGCGAAGCCGAGGTCAAAGAGCGCGAAGACGCCATCGAGCACCTCATGTCCATCGCAGAAGAGCGCGGGACGGAGACGAAGTTCATCTCGACCGACTTCGAAGAAGGCGACCAACTGCTCCACGCCTTCGGCGGCATTGCGGGCATCCTCCGCTACGCAACAGGCGTCTAA
- a CDS encoding MinD/ParA family protein, with product MAGELYAVAGGKGGVGKTTTAACCALLAHEAGHEVVVVDADLDMPNLAALCGVSVAGPTLHDVLADEAALADAIVSGPTGLALVPGDRRLTKYADVDPAGLGAVLSELAADYEYVFVDTGAGITHEGAIPLTVASGVLLVTTPVPVAVDDAARTAALTERLGGTVSGVVVTRAGDHGLSTEEINARIGYDVLTTVPTDPAIEAALAEERPLSSADGPAMTAYRDLVARLVGDDSAPEADASTEAAPTTPSEETAPEPQARSTDEPDPLDEEAAPTASTEPSKTESRGLLSRLAGLFG from the coding sequence ATGGCTGGGGAACTCTACGCGGTGGCAGGCGGCAAAGGCGGCGTTGGAAAGACGACGACGGCGGCGTGCTGTGCCCTCCTCGCTCACGAGGCCGGACACGAGGTGGTCGTCGTGGACGCCGACCTCGACATGCCGAACCTCGCCGCGCTCTGTGGCGTTTCGGTGGCCGGGCCGACGCTTCACGACGTCCTCGCAGACGAGGCGGCCCTCGCCGATGCCATCGTTTCCGGTCCGACCGGCCTCGCGCTCGTTCCCGGTGACCGTCGTCTCACTAAGTACGCGGACGTTGACCCGGCGGGCCTCGGGGCTGTTCTCTCGGAACTCGCAGCCGACTACGAATACGTGTTCGTCGATACCGGCGCGGGAATCACCCACGAAGGGGCGATTCCGCTGACCGTCGCGAGTGGGGTTCTGCTGGTCACGACGCCGGTTCCGGTCGCCGTGGACGACGCCGCCCGGACGGCGGCGCTCACAGAACGCCTCGGCGGCACGGTCAGCGGCGTGGTGGTCACGCGGGCCGGCGACCACGGCCTTTCGACCGAGGAAATCAACGCCCGCATCGGGTACGACGTGCTCACGACCGTTCCGACGGACCCCGCAATCGAAGCGGCCCTCGCCGAGGAACGCCCGCTCTCGTCGGCCGACGGGCCGGCGATGACGGCCTATCGTGACCTGGTCGCTCGGCTGGTCGGCGACGACAGCGCGCCCGAGGCGGATGCGTCCACGGAAGCCGCACCGACGACGCCGAGCGAGGAGACGGCCCCGGAACCACAGGCGCGTTCGACCGACGAGCCAGACCCGCTCGACGAGGAAGCCGCGCCCACAGCGTCCACAGAGCCGTCGAAAACAGAGTCCCGCGGCCTCCTCTCTCGACTGGCCGGGCTGTTCGGCTGA